A window from Moritella yayanosii encodes these proteins:
- a CDS encoding uracil phosphoribosyltransferase — MDNKQTENDRYFDIDIEEIYVLNMLLLWGGYLIGNQLE; from the coding sequence ATGGATAATAAACAAACTGAAAATGACCGATATTTTGATATCGATATTGAAGAGATATATGTGTTAAATATGTTGTTGCTGTGGGGCGGATATTTAATCGGAAATCAACTTGAGTAA
- the purM gene encoding phosphoribosylformylglycinamidine cyclo-ligase, whose amino-acid sequence MSNQNTSLSYKDAGVDIDAGNALVERIKGVAKKTKRPEVMGGLGGFGALCQLPTGYKEPVLVAGTDGVGTKLRLAIDLAKYDTVGIDLVAMCVNDLIVQGAEPLFFLDYYATGKLDVDVATAVITGIGEGCLLSGCALTGGETAEMPGMYHGKDFDIAGFCVGIVEKANIIDGTKVAAGDKLIALGSSGPHSNGYSLVRKILEVSKADPSQAFGDSTLGDTLLTPTKIYVKSVLAVLKECEVHALSHITGGGFWENIPRVLPALTKAVIDENSWQWPEIFNWLQEKGNVERTEMYRTFNCGVGMVIALPESQVEKALEIFTAHGENAWLIGEIADAAENEEQVEIK is encoded by the coding sequence GTGAGCAACCAAAATACTTCTCTAAGTTATAAAGATGCAGGCGTTGATATAGACGCAGGTAATGCATTAGTAGAACGCATTAAAGGTGTAGCAAAAAAGACTAAACGACCTGAAGTTATGGGTGGTCTAGGTGGCTTCGGCGCACTTTGCCAATTGCCTACTGGTTATAAAGAACCAGTGTTGGTTGCAGGAACAGACGGTGTAGGAACAAAACTACGCCTCGCTATCGATTTAGCTAAATACGATACAGTGGGTATCGATCTAGTCGCAATGTGTGTAAATGACCTTATTGTACAAGGTGCTGAACCACTCTTCTTCTTAGATTACTACGCAACAGGGAAACTGGATGTCGATGTAGCGACCGCAGTGATTACCGGTATCGGTGAAGGTTGTCTATTATCTGGCTGTGCATTAACCGGTGGTGAAACAGCTGAAATGCCAGGTATGTACCACGGTAAAGATTTTGACATTGCTGGTTTCTGTGTGGGTATTGTTGAGAAAGCAAATATCATTGACGGCACTAAAGTTGCTGCGGGTGATAAACTTATCGCTTTAGGATCGAGTGGCCCTCACTCAAACGGCTATTCTTTAGTGCGTAAGATCCTTGAAGTTTCAAAAGCAGATCCAAGTCAAGCATTTGGTGATTCAACGCTAGGTGATACGCTGCTAACGCCAACTAAAATCTATGTTAAGTCTGTGCTAGCTGTGTTGAAAGAGTGTGAAGTTCACGCTTTATCACACATTACTGGTGGTGGCTTCTGGGAAAATATCCCACGTGTACTACCAGCACTAACAAAAGCGGTCATTGATGAAAATAGCTGGCAGTGGCCTGAAATTTTCAACTGGTTACAAGAAAAAGGTAACGTTGAACGTACCGAGATGTATCGTACGTTTAACTGTGGTGTAGGTATGGTTATTGCGCTACCTGAATCACAAGTTGAAAAAGCACTGGAAATCTTCACTGCACACGGCGAAAATGCGTGGCTAATCGGTGAAATTGCAGACGCTGCAGAAAATGAAGAACAAGTAGAGATAAAATAA
- a CDS encoding DUF2066 domain-containing protein — translation MKRLFPILLSLLSLLPLVSRAVEVEQLYSASVMAVNNQSNRTLQKVAFAEVLVKVSGNASITADPVIKKALINARQYLVKQAEERVDGERYLQTTFNDQKINRLLRSSKLGVWSSNRPQLIVWLVVDEDFSRSVRGESDSDYAEFIEAIKAQANKRAIPVLFPVMDLDDQLQVNSRDLWGKFTDPVELASIRYAADNYIIAKIIKQNDDYKLDWTMYGRSNRKQAYEVWLHGQDQGALTVIGTELTNNLANYLAKRYSVKASGNNEVVFFNIDTVSGITDYAKLLEMFSELSAIAQVDLEAVSGSSIQLKLVLLGTQQDLLMELSLDQRIKSSENAFGDMNFQWNAIN, via the coding sequence ATGAAGCGTTTATTTCCTATTTTATTATCATTGTTATCTCTTCTCCCTCTAGTCTCGCGTGCAGTTGAGGTTGAGCAGCTGTATTCTGCATCTGTTATGGCAGTGAATAATCAGTCTAACCGCACGTTACAAAAAGTCGCCTTTGCGGAAGTGCTGGTTAAAGTTTCGGGCAATGCCTCCATAACTGCAGATCCGGTAATCAAAAAAGCGTTAATCAATGCACGTCAATATTTAGTGAAACAAGCTGAAGAACGTGTTGATGGCGAACGTTATTTACAAACCACTTTTAATGATCAAAAAATAAACCGCTTATTACGCAGCAGTAAATTGGGTGTGTGGAGCTCGAATCGTCCACAGTTAATTGTGTGGTTAGTCGTTGATGAAGATTTTAGCCGCAGTGTCAGAGGTGAAAGTGACAGTGACTATGCAGAGTTCATTGAGGCGATTAAAGCGCAAGCAAATAAACGTGCGATCCCAGTATTATTTCCAGTCATGGATCTCGATGATCAATTGCAAGTAAATAGCCGCGATTTATGGGGTAAATTTACCGATCCGGTAGAACTTGCTTCAATCCGTTATGCCGCTGATAATTATATTATTGCTAAAATAATTAAACAAAATGATGATTATAAACTAGATTGGACTATGTACGGTCGCAGCAATCGCAAGCAAGCGTATGAAGTTTGGTTGCATGGCCAAGATCAAGGTGCGCTTACTGTAATAGGTACTGAACTAACCAATAATCTTGCTAACTATCTTGCTAAACGTTATAGCGTAAAAGCATCCGGAAACAATGAAGTGGTATTTTTTAATATTGATACAGTATCTGGCATTACTGATTATGCTAAGTTACTTGAGATGTTTTCTGAGTTATCAGCCATTGCTCAAGTTGATCTTGAAGCTGTGTCAGGATCAAGTATTCAATTAAAATTGGTGTTACTCGGTACCCAGCAAGATCTATTAATGGAACTGTCGTTAGATCAACGGATCAAAAGTAGTGAAAATGCCTTTGGTGACATGAATTTCCAGTGGAACGCGATAAATTAA
- the upp gene encoding uracil phosphoribosyltransferase, whose amino-acid sequence MKVVEVKHPLVRHKLGLMRAGDISTKRFRELATEVASLLTYEATADLELEQKTIEGWNGDVTVDQIKGKKVTVVPILRAGLGMMDGVLEHMPSARVSVVGIYRDEETLKAVTYFEKIVHSIDERLAIVVDPMLATGGSMIATLDLLKAKGCKRIKVLILVAAPEGLKALEEAHPDIELYTASIDERLDEKGYIIPGLGDAGDKIFGTK is encoded by the coding sequence ATGAAAGTTGTTGAGGTTAAACACCCGTTAGTACGTCATAAATTGGGCTTAATGCGTGCGGGTGATATCAGCACGAAACGTTTTCGTGAATTAGCAACAGAAGTGGCTAGTCTACTTACTTATGAAGCAACGGCTGATTTAGAGCTAGAGCAGAAGACCATTGAAGGTTGGAATGGCGATGTTACTGTTGATCAAATCAAAGGGAAAAAGGTAACCGTAGTACCAATTTTACGTGCTGGTTTAGGCATGATGGACGGCGTACTAGAGCATATGCCAAGTGCACGTGTGAGTGTTGTTGGCATATATCGTGATGAAGAAACATTAAAAGCTGTTACTTACTTTGAAAAAATCGTACACAGTATTGATGAGCGTTTAGCGATTGTTGTTGACCCTATGTTAGCAACTGGTGGGTCGATGATCGCAACATTAGATCTGCTAAAAGCAAAAGGTTGTAAGCGTATCAAAGTACTTATTCTTGTTGCTGCGCCAGAAGGTCTGAAAGCATTAGAAGAGGCTCATCCTGATATCGAACTTTACACTGCATCTATTGATGAGCGTTTAGACGAAAAAGGTTACATCATTCCAGGTCTTGGGGATGCTGGTGATAAGATTTTTGGTACCAAATAG
- the purN gene encoding phosphoribosylglycinamide formyltransferase, producing MSKQASIVVLVSGNGSNLQTILDQCEQGSIYGKVTAVFSNKSTAYGLERAQQAGVDAISLAQGDFADRAAFDAELMTQIDQYQPDLIVLAGYMRILSDNFVQHYAGKMLNIHPSLLPKYPGLDTHQRAIDNGDEEHGASVHFVTPQLDSGPVILQAKVPVFADDTVDDLSSRVQTQEHMIYPMVVQWFCAERLAMTDGKAVLDGKALAQSGYAAD from the coding sequence ATGTCTAAACAAGCATCTATCGTAGTATTAGTGTCTGGTAATGGGAGTAATTTACAAACCATTCTAGACCAGTGCGAACAAGGTTCTATTTACGGTAAAGTAACTGCTGTTTTTAGTAACAAAAGTACTGCATATGGCTTAGAGCGCGCACAACAAGCAGGTGTGGACGCAATATCACTGGCGCAAGGTGATTTCGCTGACCGTGCTGCATTTGATGCAGAGCTCATGACACAAATAGATCAGTATCAACCCGATCTGATTGTGTTAGCAGGCTATATGCGTATTCTGAGTGATAACTTTGTACAGCATTATGCTGGCAAGATGCTTAATATACATCCTTCTCTATTACCTAAATATCCAGGTTTAGATACCCATCAACGTGCAATTGATAATGGCGATGAAGAACACGGTGCTTCGGTGCACTTTGTTACGCCACAATTAGACTCAGGTCCTGTTATCTTGCAAGCAAAAGTACCTGTATTTGCTGACGATACTGTAGATGATTTAAGTTCACGGGTGCAAACTCAAGAACATATGATCTATCCTATGGTTGTGCAATGGTTCTGTGCTGAACGGTTAGCGATGACCGACGGTAAAGCCGTACTTGATGGTAAAGCATTAGCACAAAGCGGTTACGCTGCTGACTAA
- a CDS encoding class II glutamine amidotransferase, translating to MCELLGMSANVPTDICFSFSGLMQRGGKTGPHSDGWGITFYEGKGCRTFRDPKPSFESKVAQLVKNYPIKSQAVISHIRQANRGGVALENTHPFTREFWGKNWTYAHNGQLTDYQGLATGFYTPIGETDSELAFCWILQEVSKQFPVKPNDMKPVFRFIASLCDQLRALGVFNLLLTDGDFVFAYCTNNLHHIIREAPFGHAQLIDENIEINFANETSDSDVVAIIATQPLTDNEVWHKMQPGEYCVFCRGTIMLTNK from the coding sequence ATGTGTGAATTATTAGGTATGAGCGCAAATGTACCTACCGACATTTGTTTTAGTTTTTCTGGGCTGATGCAGCGCGGTGGTAAGACTGGACCGCATTCTGATGGTTGGGGAATTACGTTTTATGAAGGCAAAGGTTGCCGTACTTTTCGTGATCCCAAGCCAAGCTTTGAATCGAAAGTCGCGCAATTAGTCAAAAATTACCCGATTAAAAGCCAAGCGGTTATTTCACATATTCGCCAAGCTAATCGTGGTGGTGTGGCATTAGAAAATACCCATCCTTTTACCCGTGAGTTTTGGGGTAAAAACTGGACCTATGCGCATAATGGCCAACTAACCGATTATCAAGGTTTAGCGACGGGTTTTTATACGCCAATTGGTGAGACTGACAGTGAGCTTGCATTCTGTTGGATCTTACAAGAAGTAAGTAAACAGTTTCCAGTTAAGCCTAATGATATGAAACCTGTGTTTCGCTTTATTGCTAGCTTATGTGATCAGTTAAGGGCATTAGGTGTATTTAATTTGTTATTAACCGATGGCGACTTTGTATTTGCTTACTGTACTAATAATTTACATCATATTATACGCGAAGCACCGTTTGGTCATGCCCAGTTAATTGATGAAAATATTGAAATTAATTTTGCGAATGAAACGTCAGACTCTGATGTTGTCGCTATAATCGCGACACAGCCGCTGACGGATAATGAAGTGTGGCACAAAATGCAGCCGGGTGAGTATTGTGTGTTCTGTCGCGGCACGATCATGCTAACGAATAAGTAG